The Petropleomorpha daqingensis genome includes a window with the following:
- a CDS encoding acyl-CoA dehydrogenase family protein: MTSTLPTTVDPGKLQEVLDGRWGHVRRDAREHLGDPEFAPVYGETMQEARERISRLAKKLAATGRVGLGFPKEYGGQDDSGGSVASIEMLAFGDLSLMVKAGVQWGLFGGAVQLLGTERHHRAHLADIMSFDLPGCFAMTETGHGSDVQQLRTTCTYDAETGTFDLHTPHEAARKDYIGNAAKDGRMAVVFAQLITQGKNHGVHAWLVPIRNDDGTPCEGVTIGDDGPKAGLLGVDNGRLSFDHVRVPRDMLLDRYGQVAEDGTYTSSIENETRRFFTMLGTLVRGRVSVGGSAGSATKMALDIAVRYGNVRRQFAAPGKDREIVINDYLVHQRKLLPALATSYALHFAQEELVSTMHDVQYKTHVLGEEIDEAGQRELESRAAGLKVANTWHATRTIQMAREACGGAGYLAENRLPALKADTDVFTTFEGDNTVLLQLVAKGLLTGYRDAFGSLDGWGKVGFVADLVRETVLERTAARGLIARLVDAVPGRDDDVPMLDRGWQLKMFEFREKHSLEGAIKRLRKNAATEGMEPFDMFNDVQDHVLRTAQTHIDRVILEAFVAGIERTTDPDAQALLEKLCDLYALWTIEQDKAWFLEHGRLTPTRAKVLTATVNTLLKELRPHMTTLVDAFAIPAAWKAAKILEEEDDRQEAMAARDAEVRQGAEGRQASKESATDLEVAPAQ; encoded by the coding sequence CCGCCACCGGCCGGGTCGGCCTCGGCTTCCCCAAGGAGTACGGCGGCCAGGACGACTCCGGCGGCTCGGTGGCCTCCATCGAGATGCTCGCCTTCGGCGACCTGTCGCTGATGGTCAAGGCCGGCGTGCAGTGGGGCCTGTTCGGCGGCGCCGTCCAGCTGCTGGGCACCGAGCGGCACCACCGCGCGCACCTCGCCGACATCATGAGCTTCGACCTGCCCGGCTGCTTCGCGATGACCGAGACCGGGCACGGCTCCGACGTCCAGCAGCTGCGCACCACCTGCACCTACGACGCGGAGACGGGCACCTTCGACCTGCACACCCCGCACGAGGCCGCGCGCAAGGACTACATCGGCAACGCCGCCAAGGACGGCCGGATGGCCGTCGTCTTCGCCCAGCTGATCACCCAGGGCAAGAACCACGGCGTGCACGCCTGGCTGGTGCCGATCCGCAACGACGACGGCACCCCGTGCGAGGGCGTCACCATCGGGGACGACGGTCCGAAGGCCGGCCTGCTCGGCGTCGACAACGGCCGGCTGAGCTTCGACCACGTGCGCGTGCCCCGCGACATGCTGCTCGACCGGTACGGCCAGGTCGCCGAGGACGGCACCTACACCTCGAGCATCGAGAACGAGACCCGCCGCTTCTTCACCATGCTCGGCACGCTGGTGCGCGGGCGGGTGAGCGTCGGCGGCTCGGCCGGATCGGCCACGAAGATGGCTCTGGACATCGCCGTCCGCTACGGCAACGTGCGCCGCCAGTTCGCCGCCCCCGGCAAGGACCGCGAGATCGTCATCAACGACTACCTCGTGCACCAGCGCAAGCTGCTGCCGGCGCTGGCCACCTCCTACGCGCTGCACTTCGCGCAGGAGGAGCTGGTCAGCACGATGCACGACGTGCAGTACAAGACCCACGTCCTCGGCGAGGAGATCGACGAGGCCGGGCAGCGCGAGCTGGAGTCGCGGGCGGCGGGACTCAAGGTGGCCAACACCTGGCACGCGACCCGGACCATCCAGATGGCGCGCGAGGCGTGCGGCGGCGCCGGCTACCTGGCCGAGAACCGGCTGCCCGCGCTCAAGGCCGACACCGACGTCTTCACCACGTTCGAGGGCGACAACACCGTCCTGCTGCAGCTGGTCGCCAAGGGCCTGCTCACCGGCTACCGCGACGCGTTCGGCTCGCTGGACGGCTGGGGCAAGGTCGGCTTCGTCGCCGATCTGGTCCGCGAGACGGTCCTCGAGCGGACGGCGGCCCGCGGGCTGATCGCCCGCCTGGTCGACGCGGTGCCGGGCCGGGACGACGACGTCCCGATGCTCGACCGCGGGTGGCAGCTGAAGATGTTCGAGTTCCGCGAGAAGCACTCCCTCGAGGGCGCGATCAAGCGGCTGCGCAAGAACGCGGCGACCGAGGGCATGGAGCCCTTCGACATGTTCAACGACGTCCAGGACCACGTCCTGCGGACGGCGCAGACGCACATCGACCGGGTGATCCTCGAGGCGTTCGTCGCCGGCATCGAGCGGACGACGGACCCCGACGCCCAGGCCCTGCTCGAGAAGCTCTGCGACCTCTACGCGCTGTGGACGATCGAGCAGGACAAGGCGTGGTTCCTGGAGCACGGCCGGCTCACCCCGACCCGGGCCAAGGTGCTGACCGCGACGGTGAACACGCTGCTCAAGGAGCTGCGGCCGCACATGACCACCCTGGTGGACGCGTTCGCGATCCCGGCTGCGTGGAAGGCCGCGAAGATCCTCGAGGAGGAGGACGACCGCCAGGAGGCGATGGCCGCCCGCGACGCCGAGGTGCGCCAGGGCGCGGAGGGCCGCCAGGCCTCGAAGGAGAGCGCCACCGACCTCGAGGTCGCCCCGGCCCAGTAG